Proteins from one Plasmodium cynomolgi strain B DNA, chromosome 10, whole genome shotgun sequence genomic window:
- a CDS encoding transcription factor IIb (putative), which produces MYRNKYQPNILSLLLSAGSKPLDLWKTKTKKGCVRKILDDAIKLSAIEIMSENTSDSYIYTSPENFSSLGISLPFIVLIVKNMNKYFSFRISIMDDKKCRRTFRISNFQTVTRLSNKWCTMPMILNEGWNIIQINLQEYTQKAFRTNYKETIEVQINASIRIRCIYFCDKLYSHDDLKDEYKIFCKKKEKAKYVPPQCLNKPLKKKTIKSIITGGVSKGGGTPPTDSEQKETTGDLLTKENSKQLDIEPI; this is translated from the exons ATGTACAGGAACAAATACCAGCCGAATATCTTGTCCCTCCTGCTGAGCGCGGG ATCCAAACCACTGGACCTATGGAAgacgaagacgaagaaggggTGTGtcagaaaaattttggacGATGCGATCAAGCTAAGTGCAATTGAGATCATGTCCGAAAACACGTCCGACTCGTATATCTACACCTCCccagaaaatttttcttccctgggCATCAGCCTACCCTTCATCGTTCTCATCGTGAAAAAT ATGAATAAATACTTTTCCTTCCGCATAAGCATAATGGATGACAAGAAGTGCAGGCGGACCTTTcgaatttcaaattttcag ACCGTGACGAGACTCTCCAACAAATGGTGCACCATGCCGATGATCCTAAACGAAGGCTGGAACATAATTCAAATTAACCTGCAGGAGTACACGCAGAAGGCCTTTCGAACCAACTACAAGGAGACCATCGAAGTGCAGATCAACGCGAGCATACGAATCagatgcatatatttttgtgacAAGCTATACAGCCATGATGACTTAAAGGATGAGTACAAAAtcttttgtaaaaagaaggagaaggctAAGTACGTTCCTCCGCAATGCTTAAACAaaccattaaaaaaaaagaccattAAAAGCATCATCACCGGGGGAGTGTCCAAGGGAGGGGGGACCCCACCGACTGATTCTGAGCAGAAGGAAACGACGGGGGATCTTTTGACtaaagaaaattcaaaacaGCTGGATATAGAACCCATA
- a CDS encoding guanidine nucleotide exchange factor (putative) yields the protein RRTAVWTAQESAKMNGQGEEEIEPEKYIFSFAPKVSSGLDHFACVGYYKKKPMVFCWGGNTSNQLGVGINTRECKVPTPVPFFEDFFVTSVCCTYYCTFVLAKRSALDVGCSVYSFGKGNNGLLGFRKEKIFFPNRVDSHHVGGEKEKLLRKLDNKVDQTLLDAFGVTKGGVSGGGGVSDVSRGSDGSDRSGDGLLHFDMDDIYSEEGSAGGASRVNGCAGPPPEEKADWFTPVPMKVKFEERTRIMFISCGDMHTLAICTRGFLYGWGSNTFGCVGNGTNRNVYEPVRIFLEGRKGGAGVGGRFGGLGGSRRPFGNALHGNALHGNALHGNEPNRGDIIIHCSAGGKHSMACTLRGELYSWGYGANGRLGLGNIQSYNKPQLVKTFQKRKKIIYVCSGKSHSGCIDAENNVYTWGSGRYFKLGHGDDNDVLSPKRLDYLCHSRKIFMLSFGTFNSLALSVKGDVFLWGVFTQIKRGSSSYTCKAPKKVNMHYKCLSVHASVYMSMGVTLVGDLIVLGDCSRVIACGGSGPSNVLLKSNHGEGESDSGDSNVDVMNHLIGREANWIDQLNRSNEFPVRYVKELRGKIHIKDILRTFYMLDKESFTPGGRDKGWHEQLRWDDESWSPYGDGPTEGTVPKKDLVIKSRVRMIDGSEHFSVFLLQSGKVYASGVNKNGELANGEAANGGPPNGEPPNGGPPNGVYNLGKKFSVPVPIDVCVNKIVKIACGYNYTLALNERGLLYGWGKNDKSQLGIGVIKDCHEPVHIKSLSKVIDVYAGHDHSACIVNSSFDEDRSIEEAKKEEEKKNYHHFDVENENMLERGELYTWGNAESGKVGLGADYTQGAILLPRRVNLTNKVHRCSLGNSHTLILTDSNELYVCGSANNGKLGLTDRSIGYMVSSPRKVNIDPSIYIKQVVAGATYSMILSVDGFIYTWGEFIKNELASEVPVLYSQISNVKHIIGGKDRHVLFLTCDNKLFGLGDNTHMQILHDVKETSIRGRPKLIPYFVRDRSIESAYSFKNASFVQLEGTHDLLAWGYTSNCHLGIGVTNATYLKQPKKVIRTWVTYEEVDRGGDNDVAAEQGLLGGPNSPPFNDGLADGLAGGLADEVELVRRRVLKKMQFEDDLVCGAPYHEGDVEHMIKQIQIMPHLLNWEEIQILLKKERYTNSIEYVRSFERDLTDMYTKHMEFLLNLHSLERTYNELLLNYQHYVLSNVVLLGEERPSIMFSQHTHVLDCNRDKLQRFVYIVQQQPVYLVILCLIHNCKNVKYGSGAYGGHSYGGYSYGGYSCEGYAYEYGGRVDGSQDGRQFGNPPQNQLENPPQNQLENPPQNQSGNPPRNQSGKPPAMRDRSDRAAAEEKRNFYRSSTRILCSFIFDLYHDLRDERVRTIFTIFLIKLGVEEINNCLHVEALFREDSSIFFVLIRMLFLKNEVLASFARRLADMGNVNSFVRLVDSLSRCGPGGERAPSAERSPLVLDSSPRVEPPTGDALTGDALTGDSLSPALINRDALARASMSAAPPNRSPTSTPPRNRFIDEANDPLDKEFAAFMKGKNPEKTSPLNLPMNMYSGLKPLPYSHLEGTFGYNSQGVVPSSWQGQNPKEPMTGPARQKDVLVEIDMVHVFRELCKLFEKMIFPEIFQIVVKNLFKHLSLCEMNTNNESLSQNRIFYFTGEHFLYVPFYHLLLMAILNPMLRNVEKLAEKFFFPVIPPHVINLCKRVSSLLEVLCINRYDCLSRYNLRESFVSVKFILERTFYSMVTVTHLLCNTREDVYLTAYVNLFSYHLSMRPCYVYLKVFQLCHLLNLFFRFQNYLCLSFDDPAVEIVNEFFTWQEGKADGAGGKVDGTGSKVDGTGSKVDGAGSKVDGAGSKVHGTGSKIEDNAPSDVARKVAANDAAGRERNDKQSGNFLLRLMGKGKKAKGRSKRDVRDVRDVRDARDGRAELPAQTAQSTLPARGNRPQTKTRRERRLIFSESQIDLFAQCKLVYNIQLDTRFLLEEKNMSICEFTKIPMPQSMCYRKKTRIKNREYLFSIIQEYKQPSDEAYLVSECLRGCPLLGPCTDTSTLLIKLKALRVNFLSLAQQKEANLVTLLDKTVDIFLSNEMVHVNHQENIPPNLYIHKFKINHGEQTEQPFERFFMLQTFNNRDSFFS from the coding sequence AGACGCACGGCCGTGTGGACAGCCCAGGAGAGCGCAAAGATGAACGGacagggggaagaagaaatcgaACCTGAGAAATACATTTTCAGCTTCGCACCAAAAGTGAGTTCCGGGTTGGACCATTTCGCATGTGTTGGGTACTATAAGAAGAAGCCGATGGTATTTTGCTGGGGAGGGAACACGAGCAACCAGTTGGGGGTAGGAATCAACACAAGGGAATGTAAAGTACCCACGCCGGTGCCTTTctttgaagatttttttgttacctcCGTGTGTTGTACCTATTACTGTACCTTTGTTTTAGCTAAGAGGAGCGCGTTGGATGTGGGGTGTTCTGTGTACTCCTTCGGGAAGGGCAACAATGGGTTGCTAGGGTTTAGGAAGgagaagattttttttccaaatcgtGTGGACTCGCATCATgtagggggggagaaggagaagctaCTGCGGAAGCTCGACAACAAGGTGGACCAAACGTTGCTGGACGCGTTTGGGGTTACCAAGGGGGGTGTTAGCGGTGGTGGCGGTGTTAGCGATGTTAGCCGCGGTAGCGATGGTAGCGATCGTAGCGGTGATGGCTTGCTCCACTTTGACATGGACGACATTTACAGCGAAGAAGGCTCCGCGGGGGGAGCGTCTCGCGTGAACGGCTGCGCTGGGCCCCCCCCGGAGGAGAAGGCGGACTGGTTTACCCCCGTACCGATGAAGGTGAAATTCGAGGAGCGCACGAGAATTATGTTCATATCCTGTGGGGACATGCACACGTTGGCCATTTGCACCAGGGGGTTCCTTTACGGATGGGGGAGTAACACCTTCGGGTGTGTAGGGAATGGGACAAACAGGAATGTATACGAACCGGTTCGTATTTTTctggagggaagaaaaggaggagcgGGGGTAGGTGGTCGGTTTGGAGGTCTAGGTGGGAGTCGCCGCCCCTTTGGGAACGCTCTCCATGGGAACGCTCTCCATGGGAACGCTCTGCATGGGAATGAGCCCAACCGAGGGGACATCATCATTCACTGCTCCGCGGGGGGAAAGCACAGCATGGCGTGCACGCTACGTGGGGAGTTGTACAGTTGGGGTTATGGAGCAAATGGACGGCTTGGACTGGGTAACATCCAAAGTTACAACAAACCACAACTAGTGAAGACGTtccaaaagagaaagaaaatcATTTACGTGTGTTCAGGAAAGTCTCACTCAGGATGCATAGATGCAGAAAATAACGTATACACATGGGGGAGTGGAAGATATTTTAAACTCGGTCATGGAGATGATAACGATGTGTTGAGTCCGAAGAGGTTAGACTATCTATGTCACTctcgtaaaatttttatgctaTCTTTTGGTACCTTCAATTCGCTAGCTCTAAGTGTAAAAGGGGACGTGTTCCTTTGGGGGGTTTTTActcaaataaaaagaggaTCCTCATCCTACACGTGTAAAGCTCCTAAGAAGGTAAACATGCATTATAAATGCTTATCTGTTCATGCATCTGTGTATATGTCCATGGGGGTGACTCTCGTGGGGGATTTAATCGTGTTGGGTGATTGCAGTCGGGTTATCGCATGTGGAGGAAGTGGCCCTTCCAATGTATTGCTAAAGAGCAACCATGGGGAGGGGGAGTCCGACTCCGGAGACAGCAATGTTGATGTGATGAACCACCTTATTGGAAGGGAAGCAAATTGGATCGACCAACTAAACCGTAGTAATGAGTTCCCGGTTAGATACGTTAAAGAATTACGAGGGAAAATCCACATAAAAGATATCCTTAGGACGTTCTACATGCTGGATAAGGAATCCTTTACCCCTGGGGGGAGAGACAAAGGATGGCATGAACAACTCAGGTGGGATGACGAGAGCTGGAGTCCTTATGGTGATGGTCCAACGGAAGGAACAGTTCCAAAGAAAGACTTGGTCATCAAGTCAAGGGTTAGGATGATCGATGGGAGTGAGCACTTTAGTGTATTCCTGTTGCAGAGCGGGAAGGTATATGCTTCTggggttaataaaaatggagagctaGCAAATGGAGAGGCAGCAAATGGGGGACCACCAAATGGAGAGCCACCAAATGGAGGGCCACCAAATGGAGTGTACAACTTAGGGAAGAAATTTTCCGTTCCTGTTCCGATCGACGTGTGtgttaataaaatagtaaaaatcGCATGTGGATATAATTACACCTTGGCGTTGAACGAAAGGGGGCTACTCTACGGGTGGGGGAAGAACGACAAAAGCCAACTCGGTATAGGAGTAATTAAGGACTGCCACGAACCGGTGCACATAAAATCGCTCAGCAAAGTCATCGACGTGTATGCGGGACATGATCACAGCGCTTGCATAGTGAACAGTTCGTTTGACGAGGATCGTTCGATAGAGGAAgcgaagaaggaggaggagaaaaaaaactaccacCATTTTGACGTGGAGAATGAAAATATGTTGGAACGAGGAGAGCTGTACACCTGGGGAAACGCAGAAAGCGGGAAGGTAGGACTCGGGGCAGACTACACACAAGGAGCGATCCTCTTGCCCAGAAGAGTCAACCTAACAAATAAGGTACACAGGTGCTCCCTAGGGAACAGTCACACATTAATACTAACCGATTCAAACGAGCTGTATGTATGTGGTAGTGCAAATAATGGCAAGTTGGGTCTAACGGATAGAAGCATAGGATACATGGTCAGTTCGCCAAGGAAGGTTAACATAGATCCCAGCATCTACATCAAGCAGGTGGTGGCAGGAGCAACCTACAGTATGATACTCTCCGTTGATGGGTTCATCTACACATGGGGAgagttcataaaaaatgaattagcGTCTGAAGTCCCAGTGTTGTATTCTCAAATAAGTAACGTAAAGCATATTATCGGTGGGAAAGACAGACACGTTTTATTCCTTACATGTGATAATAAACTCTTCGGGTTGGGTGacaacacacacatgcagaTCCTACATGATGTGAAAGAGACAAGCATACGTGGGAGACCAAAACTGATTCCCTACTTCGTCAGAGATAGAAGCATAGAATCAGCGTActcatttaaaaatgcgTCCTTCGTACAGCTGGAAGGTACACACGATTTACTTGCTTGGGGATACACATCTAACTGCCACCTGGGCATCGGGGTGACGAACGCCACGTATTTGAAGCAACCGAAGAAGGTGATCAGAACTTGGGTGACCTATGAGGAGGTCGATCGAGGCGGAGACAACGATGTGGCAGCGGAGCAGGGTCTGCTAGGCGGGCCGAACAGTCCCCCCTTTAACGACGGGCTGGCAGACGGGCTGGCAGGCGGACTGGCAGACGAAGTCGAGCTCGTAAGAAGGAGAGTGCTCAAAAAGATGCAGTTCGAGGACGACCTCGTTTGTGGTGCCCCCTACCACGAAGGAGATGTGGAACATATGATTAAACAAATACAGATCATGCCGCATCTTCTAAATTGGGAAGAGATTCaaattttactaaaaaaggagagataCACGAACAGCATTGAGTATGTGCGTTCTTTCGAGAGAGACCTAACTGATATGTATACGAAACACATGGAGTTTCTCCTAAATTTGCATTCCCTGGAGAGGACTTACAACGAGTTGCTTCTCAATTATCAACACTACGTCCTCTCAAATGTAGTGTTGCTGGGCGAGGAGCGCCCGTCCATCATGTTCTCCCAGCACACACACGTCTTGGATTGCAACCGGGACAAGCTGCAGCGATTCGTGTACATAGTTCAGCAGCAGCCTGTGTACCTCGTGATTCTCTGTCTGATCCATAACTGCAAGAATGTGAAGTACGGGAGTGGGGCCTACGGGGGTCACTCCTACGGGGGTTACTCCTACGGGGGGTACTCGTGCGAGGGGTACGCCTACGAGTACGGTGGGCGCGTGGATGGTAGCCAGGACGGCAGACAGTTCGGGAATCCGCCGCAGAACCAGTTGGAGAATCCGCCGCAGAACCAGTTGGAGAATCCACCGCAGAACCAGTCGGGGAATCCGCCGCGGAACCAGTCGGGGAAGCCGCCTGCCATGCGTGACCGGAGCGACCGGGCTGCCGCTGAGGAGAAGCGCAACTTCTACCGCAGCAGCACGCGCATCCTCTGCTCCTTCATTTTCGACCTCTACCACGACCTCCGGGACGAACGCGTGCGAACCATATTCACGATTTTTCTCATCAAGCTGGGCGTGGAGGAGATAAACAACTGCCTGCACGTGGAGGCCCTGTTCAGGGAAgactcctccatttttttcgtcctcaTCAGGATGCTATTCTTAAAGAACGAAGTGCTGGCAAGCTTCGCGCGGCGCCTGGCCGACATGGGCAACGTCAACTCGTTCGTGAGGCTGGTGGACTCCCTGTCGCGCTGTGGCCCCGGGGGGGAACGCGCGCCATCAGCGGAGAGGTCACCACTCGTCTTGGATTCTTCTCCCCGAGTGGAACCCCCCACCGGGGATGCACTCACAGGGGATGCACTCACGGGGGACTCCCTCTCCCCTGCGTTGATCAATCGGGATGCACTCGCTCGCGCTTCGATGAGTGCTGCTCCACCCAACCGCTCCCCGACGAGCACCCCCCCACGCAACCGCTTCATCGACGAGGCGAACGACCCCCTAGACAAGGAGTTCGCAGCCTTCATGAAGGGAAAGAATCCAGAGAAGACCTCCCCCCTGAATCTACCGATGAATATGTATAGCGGGTTGAAGCCCCTTCCGTATAGCCACTTGGAAGGAACATTTGGTTATAATTCCCAAGGAGTAGTCCCCTCATCGTGGCAGGGACAGAACCCAAAAGAACCCATGACAGGTCCAGCTAGGCAAAAAGATGTACTTGTAGAAATAGACATGGTACATGTGTTCAGAGAGTTATGTAAGCTattcgaaaaaatgatttttccagaaatatttcaaattgttgtaaaaaatttatttaagcaTTTGTCCCTATGCGAGATGAACACCAACAATGAGAGCCTCTCACAGAATAGGATCTTTTACTTCACAGGGGAGCACTTCCTGTATGTTCCATTTTACCATTTACTACTCATGGCTATCTTAAATCCAATGTTAAGGAATGTAGAGAAGCTagcagaaaaattttttttccctgttatCCCACCCCATGTCATTAATTTGTGTAAAAGGGTATCGTCTTTGTTGGAGGTTCTTTGTATTAACAGATATGACTGTCTATCGAGATATAATCTAAGAGAAAGCTTTGTCTCTGTGAAATTCATCCTTGAGAGAACCTTTTACTCCATGGTGACAGTCACACATCTCCTTTGCAACACGAGGGAGGATGTATACCTCACTGCGTATGTTAATTTGTTTAGTTACCATTTGAGCATGAGACCTTGCTATGTATATTTGAAGGTCTTCCAACTGTGCCATTTGCTTAATCTGTTTTTCCGTTTCCAAAATTATTTGTGTCTCTCCTTCGACGACCCCGCGGTGGAGATCGTCAATGAGTTCTTCACATGGCAGGAAGGGAAGGCAGACGGAGCGGGAGGCAAGGTAGACGGAACAGGAAGCAAGGTAGACGGAACGGGAAGCAAGGTAGACGGAGCGGGAAGCAAGGTAGACGGAGCGGGAAGCAAGGTACACGGAACGGGAAGCAAAATAGAAGACAACGCGCCCAGTGACGTGGCCCGCAAAGTGGCCGCCAACGACGCGGCGGGCCGAGAGCGCAACGACAAGCAGAGCGGGAACTTCCTCCTGAGGCTGATGggcaaggggaagaaggcgaAGGGGCGATCCAAGCGGGATGTGCGGGATGTGCGTGATGTGCGTGATGCGCGGGATGGGCGGGCTGAACTGCCTGCGCAGACTGCGCAGAGTACGCTGCCCGCGCGGGGGAACCGACCACAAACGAAGACGCGGCGCGAGCGGCGCCTCATTTTCTCGGAGAGCCAAATCGACCTGTTCGCGCAGTGCAAGCTGGTGTACAACATCCAGCTGGACACACGCTTCCtgttggaggaaaaaaatatgagcatCTGtgaattcacaaaaattCCAATGCCACAGTCCATGTGCTATCGTAAGAAGACgcgaataaaaaatagagaatATTTGTTCTCTATCATCCAGGAGTATAAGCAGCCAAGTGATGAAGCTTATCTCGTGAGCGAGTGTCTACGAGGGTGTCCTCTGCTGGGCCCATGCACAGATACGTCTACACTGTTAATCAAATTGAAGGCACTTAGAGTGAATTTCCTTTCACTGGCCCAACAGAAGGAAGCAAATTTAGTTACTCTCCTTGACAAAACAGTAGATATTTTTCTGTCAAACGAAATGGTACACGTGAATCATCAAGAGAATATCCCACCCAATctgtacatacataaatttaaaattaatcatGGGGAACAAACAGAACAACCTTTCGAGCgattttttatgttgcaAACTTTCAACAACAgggattcctttttttcatga